Genomic DNA from Desulfobacterales bacterium:
TATAAAATGCAAAATTTTACAAAAATTATGAAATCATTATCAGACCCAATTCGAGTAAAGATATTAAAAATGCTTCAAAGGAAAGCAATGTGTGTATGTGAAATTCAACATGCTCTTAAAACAGCTCAATCTACCACGAGCAAGCATTTAAAAATACTTGAATCTTCGGGTTTAATAATTTCCAAGAAAAACGGTTTATGGGTTAATTATTGTATCGCTGATGGTTCGAGCAGTCCTTATGCGGCATCATTGCTTGGCAATTTACGGCATTGGTTAGAAGACGAACCAGAAATAATAGAGTTAATGAATATCCTGCCAGATATTAATAGAGAAAATTTAGTGAATTAAAAGGAAATAATAATTTATGAAAGAAAGAACAAAATTAGCGTATTTGATAATTTTATATTTGATGGCGTATTTTATACCTTGGGATAGTTCTATAATTAGACAGTCTGGGCTTGAAGCGTTTATGATGCTTCAGGAATATGCAAAAGAGCATGTTTTAACCTGTCTAATTCCAGCTTTTTTTATTGCTGGCGCTATATCCGTATTTGTATCGCAAGCGGCTGTGCTCAAATATTTTGGTGCTCAAGCAAAAAGAATTGTAGCTTATTCGGTTGCGTCTGTTTCAGGAACAATATTAGCGGTATGCTCCTGCACAGTATTGCCTCTTTTTGCCGGCATATACATGCGAGGCGCAGGAATTGGACCCGCTACTGCTTTTTTATATTCAGGACCTGCTATAAATGTTTTAGCTATAACCCTTACAGCAAAAATTTTAGGATGGGAACTTGGCATAGCCAGAGCTGTTGGAGCTGTCGTTTTTTCAGTAGTTATAGGATTGTTAATGGCTTTTATTTTTAGAAAAGATGATGCTAAAAGAACAGCTGGGCAAATTTATGTTCCTGACGAAGATGCAAAAGAGCGGACTTTATTTCAAGATTCAATATACATATTTACTATGGTTTTAATTTTAATTTTTGCCGCTTTTGCTAAACCAGCTCTCGGTTCAACAGGGCTTTGGGCTATGATTTTTTCGGTTAAATGGTATATTACAGGATTTTTGTTAATCGCTTTAGCTGTAATGCTTAAAGCATGGTTCACAAAAGACGAATGTAAAAACTGGGTAGATTCAACATGGGGATTTATGAAGCAGATATTTCCTCTTCTTGCCGGAGGAGTATTAGTAGCCGGCTTTTTACTTGGAAGACCAGGTCATACAGCATTAATTCCTGAGCAATATATTCAATCTTTATTAGGCGGAAATTCACTATGGGCAAATTTATTCGCATCAGTTGCTGGGGCTTTAATGTATTTTGCTACTTTAACAGAAGTTCCGATTCTTCAAGGCTTAATTGGCTCAGGCATGGGAAAAGGACCAGCTTTAGCTCTTCTGCTTGCAGGACCGGCTCTTTCATTGCCTAATATGTTAGTTATTAACGGGATATTAGGATTTAAAAAAACCTTAACATTTGTAATAT
This window encodes:
- a CDS encoding winged helix-turn-helix transcriptional regulator, translated to MQNFTKIMKSLSDPIRVKILKMLQRKAMCVCEIQHALKTAQSTTSKHLKILESSGLIISKKNGLWVNYCIADGSSSPYAASLLGNLRHWLEDEPEIIELMNILPDINRENLVN
- a CDS encoding permease, producing MKERTKLAYLIILYLMAYFIPWDSSIIRQSGLEAFMMLQEYAKEHVLTCLIPAFFIAGAISVFVSQAAVLKYFGAQAKRIVAYSVASVSGTILAVCSCTVLPLFAGIYMRGAGIGPATAFLYSGPAINVLAITLTAKILGWELGIARAVGAVVFSVVIGLLMAFIFRKDDAKRTAGQIYVPDEDAKERTLFQDSIYIFTMVLILIFAAFAKPALGSTGLWAMIFSVKWYITGFLLIALAVMLKAWFTKDECKNWVDSTWGFMKQIFPLLAGGVLVAGFLLGRPGHTALIPEQYIQSLLGGNSLWANLFASVAGALMYFATLTEVPILQGLIGSGMGKGPALALLLAGPALSLPNMLVINGILGFKKTLTFVILIVIMATISGLIFGAIF